In a single window of the Nocardiopsis composta genome:
- a CDS encoding transcriptional regulator, which translates to MSEPNILLADLIGEAGVSNAGLASRINRQLGTRYDHTAVARWVRDHAIPRGRAPQVICEILSQRLGRQVALSDIGMDRTNPDRAPSDLGTVVARTAAMWRQDARDDRFLADARPAGGAAVIMPLFEWENPPGDADVSKAGSHAIGAGDVDRLATARQRYEEMYRRAGGIPVRPRLARFLADQVAPALAGSYSDATGRRLHRTVGSLTALAGICAYDASRQALAQRYFLAALRMAKASGDRRFGGYVVALLANQAMSQAEYRLVIQYCETALRAAHGDLTPALVSDLCTMQARAYARLGDQQACHAQMTRAETAAGHIRRDEEPTETSYVQDGLVETQHAEALRQLGDLTAAEGYALEAVRTAEGAHLRGQVHRHAGLAMIRAQGGRVDEALAPARVMLERVRGMESGRLHDRVRSVRRALADRSSEPEVQEFAEQCDAELRLGL; encoded by the coding sequence ATGTCCGAGCCGAACATCCTCCTGGCCGACCTGATCGGGGAGGCTGGAGTCTCCAACGCAGGACTCGCCTCCCGGATCAACCGGCAGCTCGGCACCCGCTACGACCACACCGCGGTCGCCCGCTGGGTACGCGACCACGCCATCCCACGCGGCCGGGCACCCCAGGTGATCTGCGAGATCCTGTCCCAGCGACTCGGCAGGCAGGTGGCCTTGAGCGACATCGGCATGGACCGGACCAACCCCGACCGGGCCCCCAGCGACCTGGGGACCGTCGTCGCCCGCACCGCGGCGATGTGGCGCCAGGACGCCCGCGACGACCGCTTCCTCGCCGACGCCCGCCCCGCCGGAGGGGCGGCGGTCATCATGCCGCTGTTCGAGTGGGAGAACCCGCCCGGCGACGCTGACGTGTCGAAGGCCGGCTCGCACGCCATCGGCGCCGGCGATGTCGACCGGCTCGCCACCGCCCGCCAGCGCTACGAGGAGATGTACCGGCGCGCCGGCGGCATCCCAGTCCGCCCCCGCCTCGCGAGGTTCCTCGCCGACCAGGTCGCCCCGGCCCTGGCGGGCTCCTACTCCGATGCGACCGGGCGCCGCCTGCACCGCACCGTCGGGTCACTGACCGCGCTGGCGGGCATCTGCGCCTACGACGCGAGCAGGCAGGCGCTGGCGCAGCGGTACTTCCTCGCCGCCCTGCGGATGGCGAAGGCGTCGGGGGACCGGCGCTTCGGCGGGTACGTCGTCGCGCTGCTCGCCAACCAGGCCATGAGCCAGGCCGAGTACCGGCTGGTCATCCAGTACTGCGAGACCGCGCTGCGCGCCGCCCACGGCGACCTCACCCCGGCCCTGGTCTCCGACCTGTGCACCATGCAGGCCCGCGCCTACGCCCGCCTCGGCGACCAGCAGGCCTGCCACGCCCAGATGACCCGCGCCGAGACCGCGGCCGGGCACATCCGCCGCGACGAGGAGCCCACCGAGACGTCCTACGTGCAGGACGGCCTGGTGGAGACCCAGCACGCCGAGGCGCTGCGCCAGCTCGGCGACCTGACCGCCGCCGAGGGCTACGCGCTGGAGGCGGTGCGCACCGCGGAAGGGGCGCACCTGCGAGGCCAGGTCCACCGCCACGCCGGGCTGGCGATGATCCGCGCCCAGGGCGGGCGGGTCGACGAGGCGCTTGCGCCGGCGCGGGTGATGCTGGAGCGGGTGCGCGGCATGGAGTCGGGGCGGCTGCACGACCGGGTGCGGTCGGTGCGCCGCGCGCTCGCCGACCGGTCCTCAGAGCCGGAGGTGCAGGAGTTCGCCGAGCAGTGCGATGCGGAGCTGCGCCTGGGCCTGTGA
- a CDS encoding cupin domain-containing protein, with the protein MTGTAHGDSEHPSPDRAHGNSVWHGRLEHIPANAVSGDTRQTSGMRRFEAISGKTVGSQKIWMGQTHVGPSTNSGDHHHGEAETAIYVVSGHPSFVFADGDEEIRIDTGPGDYIFVPPYVPHREENPSPDEEAVVVIGRSTQEGIVVNLPSLWSTEGVPADAACESGAAEDAAGTDGAAEGEAR; encoded by the coding sequence GTGACCGGCACGGCACACGGCGACAGCGAGCACCCCTCCCCCGACCGCGCGCACGGGAACAGCGTCTGGCACGGGCGGCTGGAGCACATCCCGGCGAACGCGGTCAGCGGCGACACCCGGCAGACCTCCGGGATGAGGCGCTTCGAGGCGATCTCCGGCAAGACCGTCGGGTCGCAGAAGATCTGGATGGGCCAGACCCACGTCGGCCCCTCGACCAACTCCGGCGACCACCACCACGGCGAGGCCGAGACCGCGATCTACGTGGTCTCCGGACACCCCTCGTTCGTCTTCGCCGACGGCGACGAGGAGATCCGCATCGACACCGGGCCGGGCGACTACATCTTCGTCCCGCCCTACGTCCCGCACCGGGAGGAGAACCCCTCTCCCGACGAGGAGGCCGTCGTCGTCATCGGGCGCAGCACCCAGGAGGGCATCGTGGTCAACCTGCCCAGCCTGTGGTCGACCGAGGGGGTCCCGGCCGACGCCGCCTGCGAGAGCGGCGCCGCCGAGGACGCCGCGGGCACCGACGGCGCCGCGGAGGGGGAGGCCCGGTGA
- a CDS encoding NUDIX hydrolase, with translation MRWTVHSEEPLYTDRWLDIRVADVEITGGRHLQHRLMRSAPGAGAVVLNDANEVLLEWRHRFIPDTWGYEIPIGGIHDGETAQTAAAREVEEETGWRPGPLRPLVYVQPTPGISDSEHHIFFAEAAEHIGDPVEDWEAERIEWVPLADVPKLVAERKIVSGTSMTALLYLYGTGRPS, from the coding sequence GTGCGCTGGACCGTCCACTCCGAGGAGCCGCTGTACACCGACCGGTGGCTGGACATCCGGGTCGCGGACGTGGAGATCACCGGCGGGCGGCACCTGCAGCACCGGCTCATGCGCTCCGCCCCGGGCGCCGGCGCGGTCGTGTTGAACGACGCGAACGAGGTGCTGCTGGAGTGGCGGCACCGATTCATCCCCGACACCTGGGGCTATGAGATTCCGATCGGCGGCATCCATGACGGTGAGACCGCGCAGACCGCGGCGGCCCGTGAGGTCGAGGAGGAGACCGGGTGGCGGCCGGGGCCGCTGCGCCCGCTGGTCTATGTCCAGCCCACCCCGGGCATCAGCGACAGCGAGCACCACATCTTCTTCGCCGAGGCCGCCGAGCACATCGGGGATCCGGTCGAGGACTGGGAGGCCGAGCGCATCGAGTGGGTGCCGCTGGCCGATGTGCCGAAGCTGGTGGCCGAGCGCAAGATCGTGTCGGGCACGTCGATGACGGCGCTGCTGTACCTGTACGGGACGGGCCGCCCGAGCTGA
- a CDS encoding flavin reductase family protein has product MTGPARVRESPTPPAHRRGDGRPDVGADAFRRALAAHPAGVVVVTADSGGRPVGLTATSFTSVSLDPPLVAFYIAATSSTWPHLRGAGQFAVNLLTEDQRDLAARFARRGGDRFAPPTEWTPGPGGTPLLGGAAAHLLCRSERTEEVGDHWLVVGRVRSADVHRPTRPLLYHQGGFGALHPLP; this is encoded by the coding sequence ATGACAGGACCGGCACGGGTACGCGAATCACCGACTCCGCCCGCCCACCGGCGCGGCGACGGCCGGCCGGACGTCGGCGCCGACGCCTTCCGCCGCGCCCTCGCCGCCCACCCGGCCGGGGTCGTGGTGGTCACCGCCGACTCCGGCGGACGCCCGGTCGGGCTGACCGCGACCTCGTTCACCAGCGTCAGCCTCGACCCGCCGCTGGTGGCGTTCTACATCGCCGCGACCTCCTCCACCTGGCCGCACCTGCGCGGCGCCGGGCAGTTCGCGGTCAACCTGCTCACCGAGGACCAGCGCGACCTGGCCGCCCGCTTCGCCCGCCGCGGCGGCGACCGGTTCGCCCCGCCCACCGAATGGACGCCGGGCCCCGGCGGAACCCCGCTGCTCGGCGGCGCCGCGGCCCACCTGCTCTGCCGGTCGGAGCGCACCGAGGAGGTCGGCGACCACTGGCTCGTCGTCGGCCGGGTGCGCAGCGCCGACGTGCACCGCCCCACCCGCCCGCTCCTCTACCACCAGGGCGGGTTCGGCGCCCTCCATCCGCTGCCCTGA
- a CDS encoding universal stress protein, translating to MTTDERPAAERNGTRESLPEIVVGVDGSLESRTALDWASAAAERRGARLVVVNALDMPLIAMPFSAPVRMNPMPEVADRASGLLTTAVGRVAETQPGLKVRSEVSLTDPASALLEASEEAELVVVGSHGLGGVGSLFLGSVSIRVSARASCPVAVVPPESRVERTSGRIVVGVDGSELSDAALRFALDEAARTGSELTVVHAWHPPVPYYTDTFIASVDFDRDTFLLRTREAVQASVDKARTEAGADVPVHVSLVEDQPAHALLTAGEDADMIAVGSRGRGGFRGLLLGSVSQSLLHHTEVPVVVVRDRS from the coding sequence ATGACGACCGACGAGCGACCCGCCGCAGAGCGGAACGGAACCCGCGAGAGCCTCCCCGAGATCGTCGTCGGCGTGGACGGGTCTCTGGAGAGCCGCACGGCGCTCGACTGGGCGTCCGCGGCGGCCGAGCGCCGCGGCGCCCGGCTGGTGGTGGTCAACGCGCTGGACATGCCGCTGATCGCGATGCCCTTCTCGGCCCCGGTGCGGATGAACCCGATGCCGGAGGTGGCCGACCGGGCCTCGGGGCTGCTGACCACCGCGGTGGGGCGGGTCGCCGAGACCCAGCCCGGCCTCAAGGTGCGCAGCGAGGTCTCCCTCACCGACCCGGCCTCGGCGCTGCTGGAGGCATCCGAGGAGGCGGAGCTGGTCGTCGTCGGCTCGCACGGTCTGGGCGGAGTGGGGTCGCTGTTCCTCGGGTCGGTGAGCATCCGGGTCTCCGCGCGCGCCTCCTGCCCGGTCGCGGTGGTGCCCCCGGAGAGCAGAGTGGAGCGGACCTCCGGGCGCATCGTGGTGGGCGTCGACGGCTCGGAGCTCTCCGACGCCGCCCTGCGCTTCGCCCTGGACGAGGCGGCGCGCACCGGATCCGAGCTGACCGTGGTGCACGCCTGGCATCCTCCGGTGCCCTACTACACCGACACATTCATCGCCAGCGTCGACTTCGACCGGGACACCTTCCTGCTGCGCACGCGCGAGGCCGTGCAGGCCTCGGTCGACAAGGCGCGCACCGAGGCCGGCGCGGACGTACCGGTGCACGTCTCACTGGTCGAGGACCAGCCCGCGCACGCCCTGCTCACCGCGGGCGAGGACGCCGACATGATCGCGGTGGGCAGCCGCGGCCGCGGCGGTTTCCGGGGCCTGCTGCTCGGCTCGGTCAGCCAGTCGCTGCTGCACCACACCGAGGTCCCGGTGGTCGTGGTCCGCGACCGCTCCTAG
- a CDS encoding class I SAM-dependent methyltransferase, with amino-acid sequence MPAFATDHKTDPGYLDIAANGRGDEKALMAHRALRRTGAGRPHLVEIGPGGGAAVTALASALRGRGQRVDLTLVEVPGVSSDSLARAVEEFSDVGSCTLLRGHATDIGRLLDRPADVVSASALLHEVYSYGGGYAGIHALMRTLPTVLADGGFFAYRDVYAVDGPSLHEPVTHAYDAPSWLRFLRMFVPRYLHEGTHPYHHAQDELLARQDSAIVPIEDLDRATCAVLRAPVGLLREIQRHYITFRDHAWRSGALGFIPVLEGHLAADWLDARTGHKRVHYTLTAADRLPRSQRAMLLAVSEPYGDHYVVDGDIFDECTDIALAAFLAAAERGDAECAAVWEGWVEREGRETYAYFTMDELITAVAVHSTEAEGARHAVLLPAQAEDIVVRRRDYYNRYLARRLPNPLTDAKQMILFSHIDTADSETLGQALAAIRGTCSKHSLARIYAALTPGG; translated from the coding sequence GTGCCCGCGTTCGCGACCGACCACAAGACCGACCCCGGATACCTGGACATCGCCGCCAACGGCCGCGGCGACGAGAAGGCCCTGATGGCCCACCGCGCGCTGCGCCGCACCGGCGCCGGGCGGCCCCACCTCGTGGAGATCGGCCCCGGCGGAGGCGCAGCCGTCACCGCCCTGGCCTCCGCGCTGCGCGGCCGGGGCCAACGCGTCGACCTCACCCTGGTCGAAGTCCCCGGCGTCTCCTCCGACTCACTGGCCCGAGCAGTGGAGGAGTTCTCCGACGTCGGCTCGTGCACGCTGCTGCGCGGCCACGCCACCGACATCGGCCGCCTGCTCGACCGTCCGGCCGACGTGGTATCCGCCTCCGCGCTGCTGCACGAGGTCTACTCCTACGGCGGCGGCTACGCCGGCATCCACGCCCTGATGCGCACCCTGCCGACCGTGCTGGCCGACGGCGGGTTCTTCGCCTACCGCGACGTCTACGCCGTCGACGGCCCCTCGCTGCACGAGCCCGTCACCCACGCCTACGACGCGCCGTCCTGGCTCCGATTCCTGCGCATGTTCGTCCCCCGCTACCTGCACGAGGGCACACACCCCTACCACCACGCCCAAGACGAGCTCCTCGCCCGCCAGGACTCGGCGATCGTGCCCATCGAGGACCTGGACCGGGCCACCTGCGCCGTGCTGCGCGCCCCGGTCGGCCTGCTCCGCGAGATCCAGCGCCACTACATCACCTTCCGCGACCACGCCTGGCGCTCCGGCGCCCTGGGGTTCATTCCCGTCCTGGAAGGGCACCTGGCGGCCGACTGGCTGGATGCCCGTACCGGCCACAAGCGCGTCCACTACACGCTCACCGCGGCCGACCGGCTCCCCCGCTCGCAGCGGGCGATGCTGCTGGCGGTCAGCGAACCCTACGGCGACCACTACGTGGTGGACGGCGACATCTTCGACGAATGCACCGACATCGCGCTGGCCGCCTTCCTCGCCGCGGCCGAGCGAGGTGACGCCGAGTGCGCGGCGGTGTGGGAGGGCTGGGTCGAGCGCGAGGGCCGGGAGACCTACGCCTACTTCACCATGGACGAGCTGATCACCGCGGTCGCCGTCCACTCCACAGAAGCCGAGGGCGCCCGACACGCCGTCCTGCTGCCCGCCCAGGCCGAGGACATCGTGGTCCGCCGTCGCGACTACTACAACCGCTACCTCGCCAGGAGGCTGCCCAACCCGCTCACCGACGCCAAGCAGATGATCCTGTTCTCCCACATCGACACCGCCGACTCCGAGACGCTGGGCCAAGCCCTGGCCGCGATCCGCGGCACCTGCTCCAAGCACTCCCTGGCCCGCATCTACGCCGCCCTGACCCCTGGAGGATGA
- a CDS encoding IclR family transcriptional regulator produces the protein MTTDTSEPTAARSRTGTQSVDRAIAILRCFERAPSLTPTQAAHRLDLTVSTAHRLMRALHETGLLGRDPATESYHLGATAAVLGRIALERLGATAMQPALEALRDETGESVTLGVRSGDEVAVLMQFPSPQPLRYDQQPGARNPIHVCSMGKTLLAFGDPALLAPEPYPRYTDATITTRAGLDAELARVRERGYALADQERVLGVRAIAAPVRDASGGVFAAVALQVPSVRFGDDRLEELAAAVTGAADRLSALAGAV, from the coding sequence ATGACCACCGACACCTCAGAACCGACGGCCGCCCGCTCCCGCACCGGGACCCAGTCGGTGGATCGCGCGATCGCGATCCTGCGGTGCTTCGAAAGGGCGCCGTCCCTCACCCCCACCCAGGCCGCGCACCGCCTCGACCTGACCGTGAGCACCGCGCACCGGCTGATGCGCGCCCTGCACGAGACCGGGCTGCTCGGCCGCGACCCGGCCACGGAGAGCTACCACCTCGGCGCCACCGCGGCCGTGCTCGGCCGGATCGCGCTGGAGCGGCTCGGGGCCACCGCCATGCAGCCGGCACTGGAGGCGCTGCGCGACGAGACCGGGGAGTCGGTCACCCTCGGGGTGCGCTCCGGCGACGAGGTCGCGGTGCTGATGCAGTTCCCCTCGCCGCAGCCGCTCCGCTACGACCAGCAGCCCGGCGCCCGCAACCCGATCCACGTCTGCTCGATGGGCAAGACCCTGCTGGCCTTCGGAGACCCGGCCCTCCTGGCCCCCGAGCCCTACCCCCGCTACACCGACGCCACCATCACCACCCGGGCCGGGCTCGACGCGGAGCTGGCCCGGGTCCGCGAGCGTGGCTACGCCCTCGCCGACCAGGAGCGGGTGCTGGGCGTGCGGGCCATCGCCGCACCGGTGCGCGACGCCTCGGGCGGGGTGTTCGCGGCCGTCGCCCTGCAGGTGCCCAGCGTCCGGTTCGGCGACGACCGGCTGGAAGAGCTGGCGGCCGCGGTGACCGGTGCGGCCGACCGGCTCTCCGCCCTGGCCGGAGCGGTCTGA
- a CDS encoding DsbA family oxidoreductase, which produces MSAPVSVTEYTDPGCIVSWASEPRLRLLRLRYGHLVGRRRVFGLQIADARATDPGFDPVASAPERLARWTEAARATGTPITGRLHWLHRSTGPACRAAISARRQGRAVAERVLRRLREAVYLDGRPADTPDRVRAALTGVPGLDLDALLADFDTDRVHALLRTEAAEARRVHPGTEQAARTGSTPYPGPPVGEGGQRRYAFPTLVYSSAGRTIVLPGFRSVEEHEAALAELRPGIAAEARPLPSADRLLAEYGTLTGPEVDLLAGGRAPQGAVRTPTANGDVWRAPGSAAAAPAEEPVEEGAA; this is translated from the coding sequence GTGAGCGCCCCCGTCTCCGTCACCGAGTACACCGACCCCGGCTGCATCGTCTCCTGGGCGAGCGAACCCCGGCTGCGGCTGCTCCGGCTGCGCTACGGCCACCTGGTCGGCCGGCGCCGGGTCTTCGGCCTGCAGATCGCCGACGCCCGCGCCACCGACCCCGGCTTCGACCCGGTGGCCTCCGCCCCCGAGCGGCTGGCCCGCTGGACCGAGGCGGCCCGCGCCACCGGCACCCCGATCACCGGCCGGCTGCACTGGCTGCACCGCTCCACCGGGCCGGCGTGCCGGGCGGCGATCAGCGCCCGGCGGCAGGGGCGCGCGGTCGCCGAACGGGTGCTGCGCCGCCTGCGCGAGGCCGTCTACCTGGACGGGCGCCCCGCGGACACCCCCGACCGGGTGCGCGCCGCGCTCACCGGCGTCCCCGGGCTCGACCTGGACGCGCTGCTGGCCGACTTCGACACCGACCGGGTGCACGCCCTGCTGCGCACCGAGGCCGCCGAGGCGCGCCGGGTGCACCCCGGCACCGAGCAGGCCGCCCGCACCGGGTCCACCCCCTACCCCGGCCCGCCGGTCGGCGAGGGCGGGCAGCGCCGCTACGCCTTCCCCACCCTGGTGTACTCCTCGGCCGGGCGCACCATCGTGCTGCCCGGGTTCCGCTCCGTCGAGGAGCACGAGGCCGCCCTGGCCGAACTGCGGCCCGGCATCGCGGCGGAGGCCCGGCCGCTGCCGTCCGCCGACCGGCTGCTGGCCGAGTACGGCACGCTCACCGGGCCCGAGGTCGACCTGCTCGCCGGCGGCCGGGCGCCGCAAGGGGCGGTCCGCACGCCGACCGCCAACGGAGACGTCTGGCGCGCCCCCGGCTCCGCCGCCGCGGCGCCCGCCGAAGAACCCGTCGAGGAGGGCGCCGCCTGA
- a CDS encoding cell wall anchor protein: MGAGQLWALVGLGLFHGLNPGMGWLVAVSRGLQERSRAALLRSIPAIAGGHAASVALFALAFTATGALVASRWFTVACGGAVVGAGLWLLLSRRHFRWRGMRLSEPQLAGWSFLMSSAHGAGLMLVPVLAGELPEGGGAGGAGGHVHGAAAHPAGAAAPPGAASDPPGAGGAGPLPTLADATLQGLAAAAVHTAAMFAAAAVAALLVYDFLGVHVLRSTWVNTDRIWAFALVASGAIVLATA; the protein is encoded by the coding sequence GTGGGCGCGGGACAGCTGTGGGCCCTGGTGGGCCTCGGCCTCTTCCACGGCCTCAACCCGGGCATGGGGTGGCTGGTGGCGGTCTCCCGCGGGCTGCAGGAGCGCAGCCGTGCGGCGCTGCTCCGGTCGATCCCGGCGATCGCCGGCGGGCACGCCGCCTCGGTCGCGCTGTTCGCGCTGGCCTTCACCGCGACCGGCGCGCTGGTGGCCTCTCGCTGGTTCACCGTGGCCTGCGGCGGGGCGGTGGTCGGGGCCGGGCTGTGGCTGCTGCTGTCCCGCCGGCACTTCCGCTGGCGCGGCATGCGGCTGTCCGAGCCGCAGCTGGCCGGGTGGTCGTTCCTGATGTCCTCGGCGCACGGCGCCGGGCTGATGCTGGTCCCGGTGCTCGCCGGGGAGCTGCCCGAGGGCGGCGGCGCCGGCGGCGCCGGCGGACACGTGCACGGCGCCGCGGCCCACCCCGCAGGCGCGGCCGCCCCGCCCGGTGCCGCTTCCGACCCGCCGGGCGCGGGCGGCGCCGGTCCGCTCCCGACCCTGGCCGACGCCACCCTGCAGGGGCTGGCCGCCGCGGCGGTGCACACCGCCGCGATGTTCGCCGCCGCGGCGGTCGCCGCCCTGCTAGTCTACGACTTCCTCGGCGTGCACGTGCTGCGCAGCACCTGGGTGAACACCGACCGGATCTGGGCCTTCGCCCTGGTGGCCAGCGGCGCGATCGTGCTGGCCACCGCCTGA
- a CDS encoding DUF2637 domain-containing protein — protein sequence MTADLLTLTDPVVAWITGPLVRALLVLAACLALVAVAQWMLRRLARQLRDRPRPEGGLSRGDRTAVVVIVGLAALFVGIAFTMSAAALHDSATWLEDTPVPINGGDLRILFPLVLDGLIVLFLALDLWTEWRGMRHPFYRWVAYGLSALTLYLNVQHGGDGALLGHAAPPLGVIVISEGLAIWIRSMARMIDTGKSTDRVPLGHWVARPASAWRVWRLMLGWHITSYEEAVGMERRRSMAYAMLREQYGAQWRSATPRHLRWMLDNGSELEVAYDIIRAMTRDRVAMSPEEVDGLAAARATPAPAPRVDVVEVDDAPGASPRKKASLLERMTVVAVGRSDTAAGDTPALERGEATPDTGATGDTVQVGADVAPGRGDVSLPEATGPDATGDAGEVSRDGDVDGPAGVVSLSDMADRDRQVVSWLIATPDMSGAEIGRRVGATAKTGQRLKRRLAPVAERLRDAGQATPDDAGDVSPEERPAVGGELRLPAGVRVKRWK from the coding sequence ATGACCGCCGACCTGCTCACCCTGACCGACCCCGTGGTCGCCTGGATCACGGGCCCGCTGGTGCGCGCCCTGCTGGTGCTCGCCGCGTGTCTGGCGCTGGTGGCGGTGGCGCAGTGGATGCTGCGGCGCCTGGCCCGGCAGCTGCGCGACCGGCCCCGCCCGGAGGGCGGGCTGAGCCGCGGAGACCGGACCGCGGTCGTGGTGATCGTCGGGCTGGCCGCGCTGTTCGTCGGGATCGCGTTCACGATGTCGGCGGCCGCGCTGCACGACTCGGCGACATGGCTGGAGGACACGCCGGTCCCGATCAACGGCGGCGACCTGCGCATTCTGTTCCCACTCGTGCTTGACGGGCTGATCGTGCTGTTCCTGGCCCTGGACCTGTGGACCGAGTGGCGCGGGATGCGGCACCCGTTCTACCGGTGGGTCGCCTACGGGCTCAGTGCCTTGACCTTGTACTTGAACGTGCAGCACGGCGGCGACGGGGCCCTGCTCGGCCACGCGGCGCCGCCGCTCGGGGTCATCGTGATCTCCGAGGGGCTGGCGATCTGGATCCGGTCGATGGCCCGGATGATCGACACCGGGAAGTCGACGGACCGGGTGCCGCTGGGGCACTGGGTCGCCCGGCCGGCGTCGGCGTGGCGGGTGTGGCGGCTGATGCTCGGCTGGCACATCACCTCCTACGAGGAGGCGGTGGGCATGGAGCGCCGCCGCTCAATGGCCTACGCGATGCTCCGCGAGCAGTACGGGGCCCAGTGGCGCAGCGCGACACCGCGGCACCTGCGGTGGATGCTGGACAACGGCAGCGAGCTGGAGGTCGCCTACGACATCATCCGGGCGATGACGCGCGACCGCGTCGCGATGTCGCCCGAGGAGGTCGACGGCCTCGCCGCGGCGCGGGCGACACCGGCCCCGGCGCCGCGGGTCGATGTCGTGGAGGTCGACGACGCCCCCGGCGCCAGTCCGAGGAAGAAGGCGTCGCTGCTGGAGCGGATGACGGTCGTCGCTGTCGGGCGAAGCGACACCGCCGCGGGCGACACCCCGGCCCTGGAGCGGGGCGAGGCAACACCGGACACCGGCGCGACGGGCGACACCGTGCAGGTCGGAGCCGATGTCGCACCCGGGCGCGGCGACGTGTCGCTCCCGGAGGCGACGGGGCCGGACGCGACGGGCGACGCCGGGGAGGTGTCCCGCGACGGCGACGTCGACGGCCCGGCGGGGGTCGTGTCGCTGTCCGACATGGCCGACCGCGACCGGCAGGTCGTGTCGTGGCTCATCGCGACACCGGACATGTCCGGTGCGGAGATCGGGCGACGTGTCGGGGCGACGGCGAAGACCGGACAGCGACTCAAGCGCCGCCTGGCCCCTGTCGCCGAGAGGCTGCGCGACGCCGGGCAGGCGACACCGGATGACGCGGGCGACGTGTCGCCCGAGGAGCGCCCGGCGGTCGGCGGCGAGCTGCGGCTGCCGGCAGGGGTGCGGGTGAAGCGCTGGAAGTAG
- a CDS encoding LLM class flavin-dependent oxidoreductase yields MVEFIGMIRTSDQSEIRQRRGPLLDRDYTRRFAQAHEEAGFDRVLIGYHSWDADGFAVAAYAAAHTERLGFLIAHRPGFISPTVWARKIATLDQFTEGRVAVHIISGASDTEQRRDGDHTDKPTRYRRTDEYLDVVKRTWAATEPFDFSGEFYSVEGALSQVPTFSRPRVPIYFGGSSADAYRVGGKHADVYALWGEPLKETAEQIAAVRAAAEQAGRDPGELGFSVSFRPILGRTDEEAWERARAILGTIEGGAVPPAGNGSAPYVLGRESSVGSQRLLAAADRGEVHDRALWTATARATGAAGNSTALVGSPETVARALLDYVGIGVTTILIRGYEPLEDAVAYGRDLLPLVRSESAHRQAAPA; encoded by the coding sequence ATGGTCGAGTTCATCGGCATGATCCGGACATCCGACCAGTCCGAGATCCGGCAGCGGCGCGGCCCGCTGCTCGATCGCGACTACACGCGGCGCTTCGCGCAGGCGCACGAGGAGGCCGGGTTCGACCGGGTCCTCATCGGCTACCACTCCTGGGACGCCGACGGCTTCGCGGTCGCGGCCTACGCCGCCGCGCACACCGAGCGCCTCGGGTTCCTCATCGCCCACCGGCCCGGGTTCATCTCGCCCACGGTGTGGGCGCGCAAGATCGCCACCCTCGATCAGTTCACCGAGGGGCGGGTGGCGGTGCACATCATCAGCGGGGCCAGCGACACCGAGCAGCGGCGCGACGGCGACCACACCGACAAGCCGACCCGCTACCGCCGCACCGACGAGTACCTCGACGTCGTCAAGCGGACCTGGGCGGCCACCGAGCCGTTCGACTTCTCCGGGGAGTTCTACTCGGTGGAGGGGGCGCTGTCGCAGGTGCCCACGTTCTCCCGGCCGCGGGTGCCGATCTACTTCGGCGGCTCCTCGGCCGACGCCTACCGGGTGGGCGGAAAGCACGCCGACGTCTACGCGCTGTGGGGCGAGCCGCTCAAGGAGACCGCGGAGCAGATCGCCGCGGTGCGCGCCGCCGCCGAGCAGGCCGGGCGCGACCCCGGCGAGCTCGGCTTCTCGGTCTCCTTCCGGCCCATCCTCGGCCGGACCGACGAGGAGGCCTGGGAGCGGGCCCGCGCCATCCTCGGCACGATCGAGGGCGGCGCCGTCCCGCCGGCCGGCAACGGCAGCGCCCCCTACGTCCTCGGCCGGGAGTCCAGCGTGGGCTCGCAGCGGCTGCTGGCCGCCGCGGACCGCGGGGAGGTGCACGACCGCGCGCTGTGGACCGCCACCGCCCGGGCGACCGGCGCGGCGGGCAACTCCACCGCCCTGGTGGGCAGCCCGGAGACGGTGGCCCGGGCGCTGCTCGACTACGTCGGCATCGGCGTCACCACCATCCTCATCCGCGGCTACGAGCCGCTGGAGGACGCCGTGGCCTACGGGCGCGACCTGCTCCCCCTGGTCCGCTCCGAGTCGGCGCACCGGCAGGCCGCGCCGGCCTGA